A window of Chloracidobacterium sp. N contains these coding sequences:
- a CDS encoding YajQ family cyclic di-GMP-binding protein, with protein sequence MAKDNSFDIVSQVDLAEVTNAINQAMKEIGQRFDFKGSQSQIELEGRDIVLVSDDEYKLKSVVDILESKLIKRNVPLKALSYGKIEPAAGGTVRQRVTLQQGIPTEKAREIVKFIKDTKAKVQAAINGDMVRVSGKDRDVLQEVIARLRAHDFGIDMQFTNYRSN encoded by the coding sequence ATGGCAAAGGACAACTCATTCGACATCGTTTCACAGGTTGATCTGGCAGAAGTCACCAATGCCATCAACCAGGCTATGAAGGAAATCGGTCAGCGCTTCGACTTCAAAGGCAGTCAAAGCCAGATTGAACTCGAAGGCCGCGACATCGTTCTGGTGTCGGACGACGAATACAAGCTCAAAAGTGTCGTAGACATTCTCGAATCCAAGCTCATCAAGCGGAATGTGCCCCTCAAGGCGCTGAGCTATGGAAAGATCGAGCCGGCGGCCGGTGGAACCGTCCGGCAGCGTGTGACCCTGCAACAGGGCATTCCAACGGAAAAAGCCCGCGAAATCGTCAAGTTCATCAAGGACACGAAAGCCAAGGTCCAGGCCGCCATCAACGGCGACATGGTGCGTGTCAGCGGTAAGGACCGGGATGTGTTGCAGGAAGTCATCGCCCGGCTGCGCGCCCACGATTTCGGGATTGACATGCAGTTTACCAACTACCGCTCGAACTAA
- the egtD gene encoding L-histidine N(alpha)-methyltransferase has protein sequence MSHPRPGQAARPSYGYIVSFHDLHPTPADFREEVLAGLLRVPKALPPKFFYDRRGSELFDEICQLEEYYLTRVETGLLERHAAEMARFIGEEALLIEYGSGSGRKTRILLEHLPGLAAYVPVDISKEHLLAAATELAQAYPCLRVTPVCADYTREMEFPDFEEFFYRRRVVFFPGSTIGNFTPPEAETFLRHAAEVARPGGLLLIGVDLKKDPTVIDAAYNDGQGVTAAFNLNLLQRINTELGADFDLRLFEHRAFYDPAHGRVEMHLVSRQAQTVHIGETTIPFAAGETIHTEDSYKYDLADFEQMAARTGWTRQMVWQDEQGYFAVGLFAVGQTFS, from the coding sequence ATGAGTCATCCCCGACCCGGACAGGCGGCGCGCCCGTCCTACGGTTACATCGTCTCTTTCCACGACCTGCACCCGACGCCAGCAGACTTTCGGGAAGAAGTGCTGGCCGGATTGCTGCGTGTGCCCAAGGCCCTGCCGCCCAAATTCTTCTATGACCGGCGCGGCTCGGAGCTGTTCGATGAAATCTGTCAACTGGAGGAGTATTACCTGACCCGTGTCGAGACGGGACTGCTGGAACGCCATGCAGCCGAAATGGCCCGGTTCATCGGTGAAGAGGCGCTGCTGATTGAGTACGGCAGCGGAAGTGGCCGCAAGACCCGTATTCTGCTCGAACACCTGCCGGGTCTGGCGGCCTATGTGCCGGTGGATATTTCCAAGGAACACCTGCTGGCCGCCGCCACGGAACTGGCGCAAGCCTATCCCTGCCTGCGGGTGACACCGGTGTGCGCCGACTATACCCGCGAAATGGAGTTCCCGGATTTCGAGGAATTTTTCTACCGGCGGCGGGTGGTGTTCTTTCCCGGTTCGACCATCGGCAACTTTACTCCACCGGAAGCAGAAACGTTTTTACGCCATGCGGCAGAAGTGGCGCGGCCCGGCGGCCTGCTGCTCATCGGCGTGGACCTGAAGAAAGACCCCACGGTGATTGATGCAGCGTACAACGACGGGCAGGGAGTGACGGCGGCGTTCAACCTCAACCTGCTTCAGCGGATCAACACCGAGTTGGGCGCGGATTTCGACCTGCGCCTGTTTGAGCACCGTGCCTTTTATGACCCGGCGCATGGACGGGTTGAGATGCACCTGGTCAGCCGACAGGCGCAGACGGTTCACATCGGAGAAACGACCATCCCGTTTGCGGCCGGCGAGACGATCCACACGGAAGATTCCTACAAGTACGATCTGGCCGACTTTGAGCAGATGGCCGCACGCACCGGGTGGACGCGCCAGATGGTGTGGCAGGATGAGCAGGGCTATTTTGCCGTGGGGCTTTTTGCTGTCGGCCAGACATTCAGTTGA
- a CDS encoding lipopolysaccharide assembly protein LapB has translation MTTLSVAEQTLETRTTAAASRRWLYGAPTDLIIGCGLWSLPLLLITYWVEPYFAGGFATAFYALALVCNYPHYAATWYRACAQPADRRRYRQVLAWSGLLTLAGLLLVHAHPPLLAWVFTLYVFWSPWHYTGQNYGIALMFARRHGLTALDRPTTRWLWAAFVLPYVMLLLAFNRGPSADPLLLSAGLPPAVVKAAIVVLGASFLAITLVIGRKLFRQHPWSATGPTLALLATQALWFIPAAVIVLVGEAVFQVRYSSGMLALLHSAQYLWITSYYARREQGPQWQPWRYAAVLFAVGIALFIPGPWAASLWFGLDFTTSFLAFTALINIHHFILDGAVWKLREPQIAAVLVQDQTQPPSADAAGSGRFSPWWRRFALAGAVVGLGLLAGLDVFKFVLGGRVTDAAALSQALKLNPNDALVAARLARLALAEGDRLRAREALERAIAINPYDAESQSILGQMLIEQGEYDAAYRHYQAFHEYLPNDVRALVNLGTLAARRGQEETGIAAWERAVQLDPEGQTMAWANLGDAYMRANRVPDAIRAYEQALRAPAADDRQRLEWTLKLGDSQAAAGRTADAERLYTQVRETAPAKGFPGLASTAATRRAGLYAGRNQLDMAAAEHHAALQLAAESQEDLAQGAAWFEYALFMARQSAPTELVFAACLQAETHFRAAGASPVVQATVQARLRDAEAAAGSKAAGVRERLAEVLSQARAWQPQAAAR, from the coding sequence ATGACCACGCTCTCTGTTGCGGAACAAACTCTGGAGACCCGGACAACGGCTGCGGCTTCCCGCCGCTGGCTCTACGGCGCACCAACCGACCTCATCATCGGCTGCGGACTGTGGTCGCTGCCGCTGCTGCTGATCACCTACTGGGTCGAGCCATACTTTGCCGGCGGCTTCGCCACGGCTTTTTATGCCTTGGCGCTGGTGTGTAACTACCCACACTATGCGGCGACGTGGTATCGCGCCTGCGCCCAACCGGCTGACCGGCGGCGCTACCGGCAGGTGCTGGCCTGGTCTGGACTGCTGACTCTGGCCGGTCTGCTCCTCGTGCATGCGCATCCACCGCTGCTGGCCTGGGTGTTCACGCTCTATGTGTTCTGGAGCCCGTGGCACTACACGGGGCAGAACTACGGCATTGCCCTGATGTTTGCCCGCCGCCATGGATTGACGGCGCTGGACCGGCCCACCACACGCTGGCTGTGGGCGGCCTTTGTCCTGCCCTACGTCATGCTGCTGCTGGCTTTCAACCGCGGCCCTTCGGCCGATCCGTTGCTGTTGTCGGCCGGGCTGCCACCGGCGGTGGTCAAAGCGGCTATTGTCGTGTTGGGCGCGTCCTTTCTCGCCATAACTCTCGTTATCGGACGAAAGTTGTTCCGCCAGCACCCCTGGTCAGCCACGGGCCCCACCCTCGCCCTGCTGGCAACCCAAGCCCTGTGGTTCATCCCGGCAGCCGTCATTGTCCTGGTCGGTGAAGCCGTCTTTCAGGTCCGTTATAGCTCCGGCATGCTGGCGCTTCTGCACTCGGCCCAGTACCTCTGGATTACCTCCTACTACGCGCGCCGGGAACAGGGCCCGCAGTGGCAGCCCTGGCGCTATGCCGCTGTCCTGTTTGCCGTCGGCATTGCCCTGTTCATTCCCGGCCCCTGGGCGGCCAGCCTGTGGTTTGGTCTGGACTTCACCACCAGCTTCCTGGCCTTCACTGCCCTTATCAACATCCACCATTTCATTCTGGACGGCGCAGTGTGGAAACTCCGCGAGCCACAGATTGCCGCCGTTCTCGTGCAGGACCAGACACAGCCCCCAAGTGCCGATGCAGCCGGAAGCGGACGTTTCAGCCCATGGTGGCGACGTTTCGCCCTGGCCGGCGCCGTGGTTGGGCTGGGGCTTCTGGCCGGACTGGATGTGTTCAAATTCGTCCTGGGTGGGCGTGTCACCGATGCGGCGGCTCTCAGTCAGGCGCTGAAACTCAATCCAAACGATGCGCTGGTGGCGGCACGGCTGGCCCGGCTGGCACTGGCCGAAGGCGACCGCCTGCGCGCCCGTGAGGCTCTGGAACGCGCCATCGCCATCAATCCCTACGATGCAGAAAGCCAGTCCATCCTGGGACAGATGCTCATTGAACAGGGCGAATACGATGCGGCGTACCGGCACTATCAGGCGTTCCACGAATACCTGCCCAACGATGTCCGGGCGCTGGTCAACCTGGGGACGCTGGCGGCACGACGGGGACAGGAAGAAACCGGGATTGCCGCCTGGGAACGGGCCGTGCAGCTTGACCCGGAGGGACAGACCATGGCCTGGGCCAACCTTGGCGACGCCTACATGCGCGCCAACCGCGTACCGGATGCCATCCGGGCCTACGAACAGGCGCTGCGTGCGCCAGCGGCCGATGACCGCCAGCGGCTTGAATGGACGCTCAAACTCGGCGACAGCCAGGCGGCGGCCGGTCGCACCGCCGACGCAGAACGTCTCTACACCCAGGTACGGGAAACAGCCCCTGCCAAAGGCTTCCCCGGACTGGCAAGCACGGCCGCAACCCGGCGGGCCGGCCTGTATGCCGGCCGTAACCAGTTGGATATGGCCGCGGCCGAACATCACGCGGCACTTCAGTTGGCCGCTGAGAGCCAGGAAGACCTGGCACAGGGAGCGGCCTGGTTTGAGTACGCGCTGTTCATGGCCCGCCAGAGCGCGCCCACGGAACTCGTCTTTGCCGCCTGCTTACAGGCCGAAACGCACTTTCGCGCGGCTGGCGCCAGCCCGGTTGTACAGGCTACCGTCCAGGCGCGTCTTCGGGATGCAGAAGCGGCCGCCGGGTCAAAGGCGGCCGGTGTGCGGGAACGCCTTGCCGAAGTGCTGTCCCAGGCACGCGCCTGGCAGCCGCAGGCAGCAGCCCGCTGA
- a CDS encoding phosphatidylglycerophosphatase A → MPLTKAVVQDRPRIPPRTPGDYVALVWATGLFSGFSPVAPGTAGSAVMAALYYAGGRLGWFQPFALDTLVWLLLVAVVVSYSGGWAAERAEHFFGAKDPNEVVVDEFAGQLITYLFLPLVPQLAGRAWAFELWTLGGFLLFRLFDVIKPYPARRFEALRGGLGIMADDIVAGIQAGLVLLLCAKGMALWLGAAG, encoded by the coding sequence GTGCCGTTGACCAAGGCTGTTGTCCAGGATCGTCCGCGTATCCCGCCCCGAACACCCGGCGACTATGTGGCGCTGGTGTGGGCTACGGGGTTGTTCTCCGGGTTTTCACCCGTGGCGCCCGGAACGGCCGGCTCGGCTGTAATGGCAGCGCTCTACTATGCCGGCGGCAGGCTGGGATGGTTTCAGCCCTTCGCCCTGGACACTCTGGTGTGGCTGCTGCTGGTTGCCGTGGTCGTCAGTTATTCCGGTGGATGGGCGGCCGAACGCGCCGAGCATTTTTTCGGGGCCAAGGACCCGAATGAAGTCGTGGTGGATGAGTTTGCCGGGCAGCTCATCACCTATCTTTTTCTGCCGCTTGTCCCGCAACTGGCCGGCCGGGCGTGGGCTTTTGAGCTGTGGACGCTGGGTGGGTTTCTGCTCTTTCGTCTGTTCGATGTCATCAAACCCTATCCGGCCCGCCGGTTTGAGGCCCTGCGGGGCGGGTTGGGCATCATGGCCGACGACATCGTAGCCGGCATTCAGGCCGGGCTGGTGCTGCTGCTGTGCGCCAAAGGAATGGCACTCTGGCTCGGCGCTGCCGGTTGA
- the egtB gene encoding ergothioneine biosynthesis protein EgtB has protein sequence MEAARSHPEPIQSGEVSDRKAWQRHYRAVRAVSEAICQPLETEDYVVQPMPDASPPKWHLGHTSWFFETFILKSGLADYRPFHPRYDYIFNSYYEAVGARHPRPQRGLLTRPTVREVYAYRAHVDAAVERFIAHSDTRTWVALQPILELGLHHEQQHQELLLTDIKAILAANPLDPVYRPQPLPSPVEQLSPTGDWHIVEGGRYAIGHAGRGFAFDNEGPRHDVLLRPCRIAARPVTNGEFLAFMADGGYRRPELWLSDGWAAVTARGWEAPLYWRPTADGTWETMTLHGVQPVAPYEPVCHISFYEADAYARWAGKRLPTEAEWEVVAARLPVTGNFYESGALHPRPVSVSAAFYGDVWVWTASPYVGYPGFRPVSGALGEYNGKFMCNQMVLRGGSCATSLTHIRSTYRNFFPPDARWQFTGVRLAEDMS, from the coding sequence ATGGAAGCGGCCCGTAGCCATCCCGAACCAATCCAGTCTGGAGAAGTGTCTGACCGGAAAGCCTGGCAGCGGCACTACCGGGCGGTGCGCGCCGTTTCCGAAGCCATCTGCCAGCCGTTGGAGACGGAAGACTACGTCGTGCAGCCAATGCCGGATGCCAGTCCGCCAAAGTGGCATCTGGGTCACACGAGCTGGTTTTTCGAGACCTTCATCCTCAAATCCGGCCTGGCGGATTACCGGCCCTTTCATCCGCGCTACGACTACATTTTCAACTCGTACTACGAAGCGGTTGGGGCGCGGCATCCGCGACCGCAGCGTGGGCTGCTGACGCGCCCGACGGTACGCGAGGTCTATGCCTACCGCGCGCACGTGGATGCTGCTGTCGAGCGGTTCATCGCCCACAGCGACACGCGCACCTGGGTGGCCCTCCAGCCCATTCTGGAGTTGGGCCTGCACCACGAGCAGCAGCACCAGGAGCTTTTGCTGACGGACATCAAGGCCATTCTTGCCGCAAATCCGCTTGATCCGGTGTACCGGCCGCAGCCTCTGCCGTCGCCAGTGGAGCAGTTGTCACCCACCGGTGACTGGCACATTGTGGAGGGCGGCCGCTATGCCATCGGCCATGCCGGCCGCGGATTTGCCTTTGACAACGAAGGGCCGCGCCACGACGTGCTGCTGCGTCCCTGCCGGATTGCCGCCCGGCCCGTAACCAACGGCGAATTTCTGGCCTTCATGGCCGACGGCGGCTACAGGCGGCCGGAGTTGTGGCTGTCGGACGGTTGGGCAGCAGTGACGGCGCGCGGCTGGGAAGCGCCATTGTACTGGCGGCCGACGGCCGACGGCACGTGGGAGACCATGACCCTGCATGGGGTGCAGCCCGTCGCCCCGTATGAACCTGTCTGCCACATCAGTTTTTACGAGGCCGACGCCTATGCACGCTGGGCTGGAAAGCGCCTGCCGACAGAAGCCGAATGGGAAGTCGTTGCCGCCCGCCTGCCGGTGACAGGTAACTTTTACGAATCCGGCGCGCTGCATCCACGGCCTGTTTCGGTCTCGGCCGCGTTCTACGGTGATGTGTGGGTGTGGACAGCCAGCCCGTACGTGGGGTATCCAGGATTTCGGCCTGTGTCCGGCGCACTGGGTGAGTACAATGGCAAGTTCATGTGCAACCAGATGGTGTTGCGTGGCGGTTCCTGCGCCACGTCGCTGACCCACATCCGCTCCACCTACCGAAACTTTTTTCCGCCGGATGCGCGGTGGCAGTTCACTGGTGTTCGGCTGGCGGAGGATATGTCATGA
- a CDS encoding ion transporter, translating into MAKQSEEPHLGRWELFIQAVILLSLVDFALETLPSLSPTQRRLLEWFEVFSVAVFTVEYVVRAVGSRPAVKYLLSFYGIVDLVAILPFYLGLVVDLRALRALRFLRLLRILKLTRYSQAWRRFHRALIISREELILFAATALILIYLAAVGIYYFEHEAQPEVFASIFDGLWWAVATLTTVGYGDSYPVTAGGRFFTFVILVIGLGIVALPSGIVASALSKARAEEDEAARCGKTGDPWTDETDAD; encoded by the coding sequence ATGGCCAAACAGAGTGAAGAACCGCACTTGGGACGCTGGGAGTTATTCATCCAGGCGGTCATCCTGTTGTCGCTGGTGGATTTTGCCCTTGAAACCCTCCCCAGTCTGAGTCCGACCCAGCGCCGCCTGCTGGAGTGGTTTGAGGTGTTCTCGGTGGCGGTGTTTACGGTGGAATATGTCGTCCGCGCCGTCGGGTCGCGCCCGGCGGTCAAGTACCTGCTGAGTTTTTACGGTATTGTGGATTTGGTCGCGATTCTGCCCTTCTACCTGGGGTTGGTCGTGGATTTGCGCGCCCTGCGCGCGCTGCGTTTCCTGCGGCTGCTGCGGATTCTCAAGCTCACGCGCTACAGCCAAGCGTGGCGACGCTTCCACCGGGCACTGATCATTTCCCGCGAAGAACTGATTTTGTTTGCGGCCACGGCCTTGATTCTGATTTACCTGGCGGCGGTGGGGATTTACTACTTCGAGCATGAGGCGCAGCCCGAAGTTTTTGCCTCGATATTCGACGGTTTGTGGTGGGCGGTGGCCACCCTGACCACAGTGGGCTATGGCGACAGCTATCCCGTTACGGCCGGCGGGCGGTTTTTTACCTTTGTCATTCTGGTCATCGGTCTGGGGATTGTGGCCCTGCCCTCCGGCATTGTGGCCTCGGCACTTTCCAAAGCCCGCGCCGAAGAGGATGAAGCCGCCCGATGCGGAAAAACCGGCGACCCATGGACAGATGAAACTGATGCGGACTGA
- the gltB gene encoding glutamate synthase large subunit: MRLEKSSCGVGFIASRRGVPERGVVEAALHALRCVEHRGACAADGRTSDGAGLLTDLPYALFGYPPESIAVAFLFLPAEPARSARAFDILAETFDFHDLHVLESRDVPTNPTVLGPIARQLLPTLKQAVIKRPPQARTLTAFERLLYAAKQMTRKRWRKQGLDTSCFFASLSPTTIVYKALVRAGDLDRFYLDLQHPTFVSRFALFHRRFSTNTRTAWDRAQPFRLIAHNGEINTIAGNRAWAYSRERSLGLEAGELLTHGNISDTGSLNEMIEALRYRSGVLSLAEALAIVMPPAESDAYHTFWGRALEPWDGPAIVAFADGQVVGARLDRNGFRPGRWTETNDAFYLASEAGAFAVDEGQVRAKGALHAGTGVVVDLRSGSVTFIEPRTPALASGAVFDPRTRSLPPMPAPTAVQFSHLARAFGYTYDDVQTFLAPMAATGKEPLGSMGDTARLAVLSDIPRPLFDFFYQDFAQVTNPPVDYLREALVMNTTVHLGAKPNIFAPKTLVPPPPAIELSGPVLSLSGMAALRTGLGTTRLGVHIAELDATFARSDGVEGLQTALAELQRQALNLTEHGASVLIVSDRGISPQRVPIPSLLALRAIVNGLNEAGMLLDTSLVIETGEVRTAHHVAALIGFGAAAVCPCVALDWARFGQHPKLDDLDADRREQQLVQALTGGVLKIMAKMGISVLASYQNAQLFTPVGLGARLLAEFFPGKDSRLGGLELEDLARQQLAQHADWCAAADTLDWRALPRHFRFKEDTQGRQGEQHAMTTARARLVHAFVRDPSPERYAAYLASGAHHEPVSPRHLLTIRSVGAPLPLEQVQSRQEIVRTFGTGGMSFGAISAESQRDLILAMQQLGGRSNSGEGGENPYYFTAGLTASTKQIGSARFGVTARYLVTGREIQIKMAQGAKPGEGGQLMRHKVTPEIAQARYATPGMDLISPPPMHDIYSIEDLKQLIEELKNLHPGARVSVKLVAGNNIGTIAVGVAKAGADIIHIAGGDGGTGAAGLISMAHAGLPWEIGLVEVHRALCEEGLRGAVTLRVDGGLSSGLDVVLAAILGAEEFDFGKLALVAQGCIMARICETNQCPAGIATHDPRRKAKYTGQPEHVVHLFEAIADDARQWLSRAGIPTLNAAVGRTDLLMPHPRHVDRVAERRLDLSFFLTPPLPLPLPVPRAPFQVGALNQRILDDVRAGLGASPPVSVFDYPITTRDRAVPATLAGWLAAEAHARQFPVAESPSAPAPQRVFPPPPITLRFTGSAGQGFGVFLTDGLRLGLQGEANDSVGKGMSGGKIVIRPHPRWRDSLRSDVETNAIIGNAALYGATGGTLYVAGFAGDRFAVRNSGATAVVHGVGLHACEYMTGGLVVILGPTSKNLGAGMTGGKIYVYGGAPETHVNRAFLEASALSPEELTALHALLVDFMVETESRAVQDLLETWEAHSTRFVAYLPRRQEA; the protein is encoded by the coding sequence ATGCGCCTGGAGAAGTCGAGTTGTGGGGTCGGTTTCATCGCGTCGCGGCGTGGTGTGCCCGAGCGGGGCGTGGTGGAGGCGGCGCTGCACGCCCTGCGCTGTGTTGAGCACCGGGGCGCCTGCGCTGCGGACGGACGCACCAGCGATGGCGCGGGCCTGCTGACCGACCTGCCCTATGCCCTCTTTGGCTATCCGCCGGAAAGCATCGCCGTTGCCTTTCTCTTTCTGCCGGCAGAGCCGGCACGCAGCGCCCGCGCCTTTGACATTCTGGCCGAGACCTTCGATTTTCATGACCTGCACGTACTGGAGAGTCGGGATGTCCCCACCAATCCGACCGTGCTGGGGCCCATTGCCCGGCAACTGCTCCCGACGCTGAAACAGGCCGTCATCAAACGCCCACCGCAGGCCCGGACGCTGACCGCCTTCGAGCGCCTGCTCTATGCCGCCAAGCAGATGACCCGCAAACGCTGGCGCAAGCAGGGGCTGGACACGAGCTGTTTTTTTGCCTCCCTTTCGCCAACAACCATTGTTTACAAGGCGCTCGTGCGCGCGGGCGACCTTGACCGCTTCTATCTCGATCTGCAGCACCCAACCTTTGTTTCCCGGTTTGCGCTCTTTCACCGGCGCTTCAGCACCAACACCCGGACGGCCTGGGACCGCGCCCAGCCCTTCCGACTCATTGCCCACAACGGCGAAATCAACACGATTGCCGGAAATCGGGCCTGGGCCTACTCGCGGGAACGGTCACTCGGCCTCGAAGCCGGCGAACTGCTGACGCACGGAAACATCAGCGACACCGGCAGTCTCAACGAAATGATCGAGGCGCTGCGCTATCGGAGCGGCGTTCTGAGTCTGGCCGAGGCGCTGGCCATCGTCATGCCGCCGGCTGAAAGTGACGCCTACCACACCTTCTGGGGAAGGGCCCTCGAACCCTGGGACGGCCCTGCCATCGTCGCCTTTGCTGACGGACAGGTTGTGGGCGCACGCCTGGACCGCAACGGCTTTCGTCCGGGCCGCTGGACGGAGACCAACGACGCTTTTTATCTGGCGTCCGAAGCCGGGGCCTTTGCCGTGGATGAGGGGCAGGTGCGTGCCAAAGGCGCGCTGCATGCCGGAACAGGCGTGGTAGTGGACTTGCGTTCCGGCAGCGTGACCTTTATCGAGCCGCGCACGCCGGCGCTGGCTTCCGGCGCGGTCTTTGACCCGCGTACTCGCTCTCTGCCGCCAATGCCGGCTCCAACGGCGGTACAGTTCAGCCATCTGGCGCGGGCTTTTGGTTACACCTACGACGACGTGCAGACATTTCTGGCCCCTATGGCCGCGACGGGCAAGGAACCGCTCGGCTCCATGGGCGACACGGCGCGTCTGGCCGTGTTGTCCGATATTCCACGTCCGCTGTTTGACTTTTTCTATCAGGATTTTGCCCAGGTGACGAATCCGCCGGTGGACTACCTGCGGGAAGCTCTGGTGATGAACACGACGGTTCATCTTGGCGCCAAGCCCAACATCTTTGCGCCCAAGACGCTGGTGCCGCCGCCGCCCGCCATCGAGCTTTCCGGTCCCGTACTTTCGCTTTCCGGGATGGCGGCGCTGCGGACAGGGCTGGGGACGACCCGGCTGGGCGTACACATTGCCGAACTGGACGCCACCTTTGCCAGATCGGACGGCGTGGAGGGCCTGCAAACGGCATTGGCCGAACTCCAGCGACAGGCCTTGAACCTGACCGAGCATGGCGCTTCGGTGCTCATCGTCAGCGACCGGGGCATCAGTCCGCAGCGGGTTCCAATACCGAGCCTGCTGGCGTTGCGCGCCATCGTCAACGGCCTCAACGAAGCCGGGATGCTGCTCGATACGTCCCTGGTCATCGAGACGGGCGAGGTTCGCACGGCACACCACGTCGCTGCGCTGATTGGCTTTGGAGCGGCAGCGGTGTGTCCCTGTGTGGCGCTCGACTGGGCGCGCTTTGGTCAGCATCCCAAACTGGACGACCTCGACGCTGACCGGCGGGAACAGCAGCTTGTTCAGGCTTTGACCGGTGGCGTGCTCAAAATCATGGCCAAGATGGGCATTTCTGTTTTGGCCAGCTATCAGAATGCCCAGCTTTTTACCCCGGTCGGGCTGGGGGCGCGGCTGCTCGCCGAGTTCTTTCCGGGCAAGGACAGCCGCCTGGGCGGCCTCGAACTGGAGGACCTCGCCCGTCAGCAGCTTGCCCAGCATGCCGACTGGTGTGCGGCGGCGGACACGCTGGATTGGCGCGCGCTGCCGCGCCACTTCCGGTTCAAGGAAGACACTCAGGGCCGGCAGGGCGAGCAGCACGCCATGACGACGGCGCGGGCGCGGCTGGTGCATGCCTTCGTCCGTGACCCCTCGCCGGAGCGGTATGCCGCCTATCTGGCTTCCGGGGCCCATCACGAGCCGGTGAGCCCACGGCATCTGCTCACGATTCGTTCCGTCGGCGCGCCACTACCCCTGGAGCAGGTTCAGTCCCGGCAGGAAATCGTGCGGACGTTCGGCACGGGCGGAATGTCCTTCGGCGCCATCAGCGCCGAGTCGCAGCGCGACTTGATTCTGGCGATGCAGCAGCTTGGCGGGCGCAGCAATAGTGGAGAAGGGGGAGAGAATCCCTACTACTTCACGGCTGGTCTGACGGCCAGCACCAAACAGATTGGTTCGGCGCGGTTTGGTGTGACCGCGCGCTACCTGGTAACGGGGCGCGAAATCCAGATCAAAATGGCCCAGGGGGCCAAGCCCGGCGAAGGTGGGCAACTGATGCGGCACAAGGTCACGCCCGAAATTGCCCAGGCGCGCTATGCCACGCCCGGCATGGATTTGATTTCGCCGCCGCCGATGCATGACATCTACAGCATCGAAGACCTCAAGCAACTCATCGAGGAACTCAAAAACCTGCATCCGGGCGCGCGGGTCAGCGTCAAGCTCGTTGCCGGAAACAACATCGGCACGATTGCCGTGGGGGTGGCCAAGGCCGGAGCCGACATCATTCACATTGCCGGCGGCGATGGCGGAACGGGCGCAGCCGGACTCATTTCCATGGCCCATGCCGGGTTGCCGTGGGAAATCGGACTCGTTGAAGTCCATCGCGCGCTCTGTGAAGAAGGGTTGCGCGGAGCTGTGACCCTGCGGGTGGACGGTGGGTTGTCCAGCGGGCTGGATGTCGTTCTGGCCGCGATTCTGGGCGCTGAGGAATTTGATTTCGGCAAACTGGCGCTGGTCGCCCAGGGGTGCATCATGGCGCGCATCTGCGAAACCAACCAGTGCCCGGCCGGGATTGCCACCCATGATCCACGGCGCAAAGCCAAGTACACGGGACAGCCGGAACATGTCGTGCACCTGTTTGAGGCCATTGCCGATGACGCGCGTCAATGGTTGTCCCGCGCCGGAATTCCGACGTTGAACGCGGCTGTCGGGCGAACTGACCTTCTCATGCCGCACCCGCGTCATGTTGACCGCGTGGCAGAGCGCCGCCTGGACTTGTCCTTTTTCCTGACACCCCCGCTGCCATTGCCGCTGCCTGTACCACGTGCGCCGTTTCAGGTGGGGGCACTCAACCAGCGGATTCTTGATGACGTGCGCGCCGGGCTGGGCGCATCCCCGCCGGTGTCTGTTTTCGACTACCCGATCACGACCCGTGACCGCGCCGTACCGGCCACGCTGGCCGGCTGGCTGGCGGCAGAAGCGCATGCACGGCAGTTTCCGGTGGCTGAAAGTCCGTCCGCGCCGGCTCCCCAACGGGTGTTTCCGCCGCCGCCCATCACGCTGCGCTTTACCGGCAGCGCCGGACAGGGCTTTGGGGTGTTTCTGACCGATGGCCTGCGTCTGGGTTTGCAGGGCGAAGCCAACGATTCCGTGGGGAAGGGAATGAGCGGGGGGAAAATCGTCATTCGTCCCCATCCGCGCTGGCGGGACTCCCTGCGCAGCGACGTTGAAACCAATGCCATTATTGGCAATGCGGCACTGTATGGGGCGACGGGTGGGACGCTGTATGTCGCCGGTTTTGCCGGCGACCGGTTTGCCGTACGCAACAGCGGAGCCACGGCCGTTGTGCACGGCGTGGGCCTGCACGCCTGTGAGTACATGACGGGCGGGCTGGTCGTCATTCTGGGGCCAACGTCGAAGAATCTGGGCGCCGGTATGACCGGTGGCAAAATCTATGTCTATGGCGGGGCGCCGGAGACGCACGTCAACCGGGCATTCCTGGAGGCGTCTGCACTGTCCCCGGAGGAACTGACGGCCCTGCACGCGCTGCTTGTGGATTTCATGGTAGAAACGGAAAGCCGCGCCGTGCAGGACCTGCTGGAGACGTGGGAAGCCCATTCCACGCGCTTTGTGGCCTATCTTCCCCGCCGGCAGGAAGCGTAA